The DNA region CAAGCGCCTCAATATCACCGATATTCTGGCGCGCGAAACCGCCCGCAAGGCTTCTCTCTCCGTTACCAGCGATCTTGCTAAAGAGATCAGCCTCGCAGAAGCGGACCTCCGCTATATCAAAGATTTCAATGACGATGTCATCCTGGCCCTCAACCAAGGCATCGCTTCCCAGTCCGTAAGTCAGGCTACGATAGATAGCTTCAGGACTTCCGCCGCAGCTACGCGTTCTACTCTGAACGCCGCTATCTCTTCCCTCTCCTCTGTGCGCGACAATCTCAGCATCAAGGCCTCCCAGCTCGAAGTATCCTCCCAGCAGACCGGCTCCTCAGGCTCTTCCGTCTCGAGCTCAGAGGCAGTCATCAAGCAGGCCGAGGCCACGCTTCGTCTCGCACAGGTCTCCCTTGAGAAATCCTTCATCCGCGCGCCGATCAGCGGCACCCTGAACAGCTTCTCGCTGAAGCGCGGTGATTTCGTCTCGCTCTCCCAGCCGGTGGCAGTCATCTCCAACAACAACGCACTCGAGGTGGTGAGCTATATCACTGAAGAGGATGCCGCCTACGTAGCCGTCGGAAGCAAGGCGACCATAGGGGAATCAGTCGCGGGCGTGGTCACCCGCATCGCTCCCGCTCTTGATCCCAAGACCCGCAAGATCGAGGTGCGCATCGGCATCACCGGCTCTTCGAGCCTCATCAACGGCCAGACCGTGAGCCTCTCCCTCATCCGCGCGCCTAAGACAAGAAATGTCTCCCAGAACGCCCCTCTCACCGTACCTATCTCCGCCCTCAAGATAACCCCAGCGGGTTCCTTCGTGTTCACTATAGGCGCGGAAGGAAAGCTCGTCGCGCACCAGGTCAAAGAAGGACTCCTCCTCGGCGACCGCGTAGCCATCTCGGAAGGACTCACCTCCGACATGCATATCGTGACCGACGCCCGCGGCCTCAAGGAAGGGATGAGCGTGACCGTTAAAGCTGAATAATCCATGCTATCCCTCTGGAAATTCTTCCTGGAGAAGCGCCAGTTCAGCATCCTCCTCATCGGAGCGCTGATCATCGCCGGCACTTTCTCACTCTTCGCCATCCCTAAGGAGTCCTCTCCTGAGGTGGAGATTCCCATTGGTATTGTGACCACCGTGCTCCCGGGGGCTTCGAGCTCAGATGTGGAGAAGCTCATCACCGACAAGATGGAAGAGGAACTCGCGAACCTCGAGAACATCGATACGCTCACCTCTACCTCCCGCGAAGGGCTCTCCGTCGTCTCGGTGCAGTTCCTGGCAAGCGCCAACCTTGATAAGTCCATCCAGGACCTCAAGGATGCGGTAGACAAGGTAAAGAACGAACTCCCCAGCGAAGCTACCGATCCGCAGGTGCTACGCATCAACTTCGCAGATGAGCCGGTACTCATCATCTCAGTCTCAAGCGACGTCCCACCCGCCGCCTTCACTGCGCTCTCCGAGGATCTCAAGGCGGAACTCCGCGCAGTGAAGGGCGTCTCTAAGGTAGAGATCTCGG from Candidatus Parcubacteria bacterium includes:
- a CDS encoding efflux RND transporter periplasmic adaptor subunit — its product is MWNFINMLIREEIWFERFARKHVLGALAGAILLGLGAGYFLRGGPEAEEVVAESRIREVKVASVAELSGTATTLPLVGTVTSESEASISAQSSGEVRAIYKKLGDFVAAGSIIAEIENSRERATVLQAQAGVESAKAGKAISESGASISETSSESAKRALEEARVAAVNSLRSAYDAADDSVRSKLDLMFSNARTQNPQFNITVSDSQLPIDINFKRLNITDILARETARKASLSVTSDLAKEISLAEADLRYIKDFNDDVILALNQGIASQSVSQATIDSFRTSAAATRSTLNAAISSLSSVRDNLSIKASQLEVSSQQTGSSGSSVSSSEAVIKQAEATLRLAQVSLEKSFIRAPISGTLNSFSLKRGDFVSLSQPVAVISNNNALEVVSYITEEDAAYVAVGSKATIGESVAGVVTRIAPALDPKTRKIEVRIGITGSSSLINGQTVSLSLIRAPKTRNVSQNAPLTVPISALKITPAGSFVFTIGAEGKLVAHQVKEGLLLGDRVAISEGLTSDMHIVTDARGLKEGMSVTVKAE